One part of the Myxococcales bacterium genome encodes these proteins:
- the flgC gene encoding flagellar basal body rod protein FlgC: MGVNVTAIAASGLQAQRIRMQVISANLANIQTTHGPNGKPYQRQVPILTAVPVGNEFEVELDQQRKLYAVRVEQVKGADREPLWVYDPGHPDADEQGYVSMPNINLVEEMTDMLNAARSYEANLASLQTARNLDKQALDLGKS; this comes from the coding sequence ATGGGGGTGAATGTAACGGCCATCGCGGCAAGTGGCTTGCAGGCGCAGCGAATCCGCATGCAGGTCATCAGCGCGAACCTGGCTAACATCCAGACTACCCATGGTCCGAACGGCAAACCGTACCAGCGCCAGGTGCCGATTCTGACCGCGGTTCCCGTCGGGAACGAGTTCGAGGTCGAATTGGACCAGCAACGCAAACTGTATGCCGTTCGGGTCGAGCAGGTGAAAGGAGCCGATCGGGAGCCGCTGTGGGTTTACGACCCCGGCCATCCCGACGCCGACGAGCAGGGCTACGTGTCCATGCCGAACATCAACCTCGTGGAGGAGATGACCGACATGCTCAACGCGGCCCGGAGCTACGAGGCGAATCTGGCGTCCTTGCAAACCGCCCGGAACCTCGACAAGCAAGCCTTGGATCTGGGCAAGAGTTGA
- a CDS encoding sigma-54-dependent Fis family transcriptional regulator, whose amino-acid sequence MTAEKAWVLVVDDDADMREALGLSLGRMGFGVDLAVDGQMALELLDRRAYRLMVTDVKMPRMDGMTLLLKTRQRNADLPILIITGFGTIGGAVEAMKNGASDYIVKPFSVEVLEKAVTDVLDAKFSVPQAVVAEDGAMPIITRNPRLQKLLVIAAKVAKADATILICGESGTGKELVARLIHAESPRFRGPFVAVNCAALPEQLLESELFGHEKGSFTGATQKKVGKFELANFGTILLDEIGEMSLSLQAKLLRALQERKIDRVGGAMPLPINIRVIATTNADLRKKVEAGEFREDLYYRLAVIPLELPPLRERPEDVVALTDFYLELFSAAGITPAARQMLLANPWKGNVRELRNVMERAALLAGERLIDLGDLVLDGAIGGREVEPGLPATNGDSRNLREIERRTILATLAELGGNRTQTAEVLGISIRTLRNKLKEYALEGFDVPKGGPNAAD is encoded by the coding sequence ATGACGGCAGAAAAAGCGTGGGTCTTGGTGGTCGATGACGATGCCGATATGCGGGAGGCCCTCGGCCTGTCGCTGGGCCGCATGGGTTTCGGCGTGGATTTAGCGGTCGACGGCCAGATGGCCCTGGAATTGCTGGACCGGCGGGCGTACCGGCTGATGGTCACCGACGTGAAAATGCCGCGGATGGACGGCATGACTTTGTTGCTCAAGACGCGGCAGCGCAACGCCGATCTGCCGATCCTGATCATCACCGGCTTCGGCACCATCGGCGGCGCGGTCGAGGCGATGAAGAACGGCGCCTCCGACTACATCGTCAAGCCGTTCAGCGTCGAAGTGCTGGAAAAAGCGGTCACCGACGTGCTGGACGCGAAATTTTCCGTGCCGCAGGCGGTGGTGGCCGAGGACGGCGCGATGCCGATCATCACCCGCAACCCGCGCCTGCAAAAACTGCTGGTCATCGCCGCCAAGGTCGCCAAGGCCGACGCGACGATCCTGATCTGCGGCGAGTCCGGCACCGGCAAGGAGCTGGTCGCCCGGCTGATTCATGCCGAAAGCCCGCGTTTCCGCGGACCGTTCGTGGCGGTCAATTGCGCCGCGCTGCCCGAGCAATTGCTGGAATCCGAACTGTTCGGCCACGAGAAGGGGTCGTTCACCGGCGCCACGCAGAAGAAGGTCGGCAAGTTCGAACTGGCCAATTTCGGCACCATTCTGCTCGACGAAATCGGCGAAATGTCGCTGTCGCTGCAAGCCAAGCTGCTCCGGGCCCTGCAAGAGCGCAAAATCGACCGCGTCGGCGGGGCGATGCCGCTGCCGATCAACATCCGGGTCATCGCCACCACCAACGCCGATCTGCGTAAGAAGGTCGAGGCCGGCGAATTCCGCGAGGATCTCTACTACCGGCTGGCCGTCATCCCGCTCGAACTGCCGCCACTGCGCGAACGCCCCGAGGACGTCGTCGCCCTCACCGATTTTTACCTCGAACTTTTCTCCGCCGCCGGGATCACGCCCGCCGCGCGGCAGATGCTGCTGGCCAATCCCTGGAAGGGCAACGTCCGCGAATTGCGCAACGTCATGGAGCGGGCGGCGCTGCTGGCCGGCGAACGGCTGATCGACCTGGGCGACCTGGTGCTCGACGGCGCGATCGGCGGCCGCGAGGTCGAACCCGGCCTGCCGGCGACCAACGGGGATTCCCGCAACCTGCGCGAAATCGAGCGGCGGACCATCCTGGCGACCCTGGCCGAACTGGGGGGCAACCGGACCCAGACCGCCGAGGTGCTGGGCATCAGTATCCGGACCCTGCGCAACAAGCTGAAGGAATACGCCCTGGAAGGCTTCGATGTGCCCAAGGGAGGGCCCAATGCTGCCGATTAA
- a CDS encoding PAS domain-containing protein yields MLKVRPEEQVDPHLLQEAFEQFMLTSKAMEKAYGELQAKVEMLNLELEEKNRELSAQLVATERARGQLADVLASLGVAVAVFDEQGRLARLNQSGEELFGIDESQAAGMTMVELFAVRFRDLSGLEVLRNHATLLAETEIGDPDDPTGRVLRVSTHPMRGVGAGEGRILLADDVTETVQRRQAAERNQRLAAMGEMAVQIVHQIRNPMGSIELFASLLKRDLQDLPDKAELAGKVQQGIKSLNLIIGNLLSFAKGADPVIQPVDFQRLMADAVADLDQQFARHGVEVIVDLQPGAEVVYVDPELWRQAMLNLMINAVQAMKSGGVLRIAACRAAAGEAPWWRVAVSDTGPGISVAVRERIFNPFFTTKERGTGLGLALVHNIVKAHNGAIEVDSVEGQGATFTITIPG; encoded by the coding sequence TTGCTGAAAGTTCGTCCCGAGGAACAGGTGGATCCGCACCTGCTGCAGGAAGCCTTCGAGCAGTTCATGCTCACCAGCAAGGCGATGGAGAAGGCTTACGGCGAACTGCAGGCCAAGGTCGAGATGCTCAATCTCGAATTGGAGGAAAAAAACCGGGAGCTTTCGGCGCAGTTGGTGGCTACCGAACGGGCGCGCGGGCAACTGGCCGACGTCCTGGCCAGCCTGGGCGTCGCGGTCGCGGTGTTCGACGAACAAGGCCGGCTGGCCCGCCTGAATCAATCCGGCGAGGAACTGTTCGGGATCGACGAGTCCCAGGCCGCCGGCATGACCATGGTGGAGTTGTTCGCGGTTCGCTTCCGCGATCTGTCCGGCCTGGAGGTTTTGCGCAACCACGCGACGCTGCTGGCCGAAACGGAAATCGGCGATCCCGACGATCCCACCGGCCGGGTGTTACGCGTTTCCACCCACCCGATGCGCGGGGTCGGCGCGGGCGAAGGCCGGATTCTGTTGGCCGACGACGTCACCGAAACGGTGCAGCGGCGGCAGGCGGCCGAACGCAACCAGCGCCTGGCGGCGATGGGCGAGATGGCGGTGCAGATCGTGCACCAGATCCGCAACCCGATGGGCAGCATCGAATTGTTCGCGTCGCTGCTCAAGCGCGATCTGCAGGATCTGCCTGACAAGGCCGAATTGGCCGGCAAGGTGCAGCAGGGCATCAAGAGCCTGAACCTGATCATCGGGAACCTGCTGTCGTTCGCCAAGGGCGCCGATCCGGTGATTCAGCCGGTCGATTTTCAGCGGTTGATGGCCGACGCCGTCGCCGATCTGGATCAGCAATTCGCGCGGCACGGGGTCGAGGTGATCGTCGATCTGCAGCCGGGCGCCGAGGTCGTCTACGTCGATCCCGAGCTGTGGCGGCAGGCGATGCTGAACCTGATGATCAACGCCGTGCAGGCGATGAAGAGCGGCGGCGTGTTGCGGATCGCGGCTTGTCGCGCGGCCGCCGGCGAGGCGCCGTGGTGGCGGGTGGCGGTCAGCGATACCGGGCCGGGCATTTCCGTCGCGGTGCGCGAACGGATTTTCAATCCGTTTTTCACCACGAAGGAGCGCGGCACCGGCCTGGGGCTGGCGCTGGTGCACAATATCGTCAAGGCGCACAACGGCGCGATCGAGGTCGACAGCGTGGAAGGCCAGGGGGCCACATTCACCATAACGATACCGGGTTAA
- a CDS encoding tetratricopeptide repeat protein: MKTRLPETIFLVLLALLAAAWAQAAPYSLPAPRELLPFEIVSHPIQLNTKDAPTLRELGFERIIVLIENNQLVEGIHDAYLMGIRAPALWDLPEYQLLIAELYFRLGINDPAVQYKMAKPILERLMRRYPLDENQPLVAFRLATIYDRQGFASEAIAHYGLLVDWYPNDPLADKAQLGLIMVSLRENLLEDTESQAKEVLAKSKDAQVRFHAALCLGIARHRLGRDAEAVADFRSVVKWPEDRSLLVEFELFAYAETMYAAGDFNLAGDAALAYLQDYPLGEDRPLAVFYLAEIARTQQNYGDAVIGYRYLISQYRDHPAGLHAELELAKIRLQAFPDSADPITEKLLLTVYNQNASPDLSQEAALLLAEYYLRTGEPLTTIVLGAGIYDTPLNLGNATRAVEHILKAFAQFVAGNTDNPMLVAQVFNQYRKYLALSALPPATYDQLAQLFYENLQPDTLLELATKTPLADRYPRQSAFYAALAEYLRNDLAAAQKYLDKLTGLPSPAGAGKKKSGPDPLRYEGRVLSAQIAKDLDRPKQALEQLVLARVDASDTIEEGRLELMAGSLLLARNEPQAAADRLTSALKLLGPVTEAQPVREWQDQALFALGDALYRTQRNGDAKNAFQALLERPARPYWLSLARWRLAQILLSDGTSILPGPDAKPETTPPADFWPAAAWNLNRHLQWLEVNEKRFGDEPAWETLP, encoded by the coding sequence ATGAAGACACGTCTGCCCGAAACGATTTTTCTGGTGCTGCTGGCCCTTCTCGCGGCGGCTTGGGCCCAAGCCGCGCCTTATTCCTTGCCGGCCCCCCGCGAATTGCTGCCCTTCGAAATTGTTTCCCATCCGATCCAGTTGAACACCAAGGACGCGCCGACGCTGCGCGAATTGGGCTTCGAGCGCATCATCGTTTTGATCGAAAACAATCAACTGGTCGAAGGCATTCACGACGCCTACCTGATGGGCATTCGCGCGCCGGCGCTGTGGGACCTGCCGGAATACCAGTTGCTGATCGCCGAGCTGTATTTCCGTCTGGGCATCAACGATCCGGCGGTGCAGTACAAAATGGCCAAGCCGATCTTGGAGCGCCTGATGCGGCGCTATCCGCTCGACGAAAACCAACCGCTCGTCGCCTTTCGCCTGGCGACCATTTACGATCGCCAGGGCTTCGCTTCGGAGGCGATCGCGCATTACGGCCTTTTGGTCGATTGGTATCCCAACGATCCGCTGGCCGACAAGGCGCAACTCGGGTTGATCATGGTCAGCCTGCGCGAAAACCTCCTGGAGGACACCGAATCCCAGGCCAAGGAAGTGCTCGCCAAATCGAAAGACGCCCAGGTGCGGTTCCATGCCGCGCTGTGCCTCGGCATCGCCCGCCATCGCCTGGGACGGGACGCCGAGGCCGTCGCCGATTTCCGTAGCGTGGTCAAATGGCCGGAGGACCGGTCGCTGTTGGTCGAGTTCGAACTTTTCGCCTATGCCGAGACGATGTACGCCGCCGGAGATTTCAACCTCGCCGGCGACGCCGCGCTCGCCTATCTGCAGGATTATCCGCTGGGCGAGGATCGGCCGCTGGCGGTGTTCTACCTCGCCGAAATCGCCCGCACGCAGCAGAATTACGGCGACGCCGTCATCGGCTACCGTTACCTGATCAGCCAGTACCGCGACCATCCGGCGGGGCTGCACGCGGAATTGGAACTGGCCAAAATCCGCCTGCAGGCCTTCCCGGATTCGGCGGACCCCATCACCGAAAAGCTGCTGCTGACCGTTTACAACCAGAATGCTTCGCCCGATTTGAGCCAGGAAGCGGCGCTCCTACTGGCGGAATACTACCTGCGGACCGGGGAGCCGCTGACGACGATCGTGCTGGGCGCCGGCATCTACGACACCCCGCTGAACCTCGGCAACGCGACGCGCGCCGTCGAGCACATCCTCAAAGCCTTCGCGCAATTCGTCGCCGGCAACACCGACAATCCCATGCTGGTCGCCCAGGTCTTCAACCAGTACCGCAAATACCTGGCGCTTTCCGCGCTGCCGCCGGCCACCTACGACCAGTTGGCGCAATTGTTTTACGAAAACCTGCAACCCGACACGCTGCTCGAACTGGCCACCAAGACGCCACTCGCCGATCGGTATCCGCGCCAGTCCGCGTTCTACGCCGCCCTGGCCGAATACTTGCGCAACGATCTGGCCGCCGCGCAAAAGTACCTCGACAAACTGACCGGACTGCCCAGCCCCGCGGGGGCGGGCAAGAAAAAATCCGGTCCCGATCCATTGCGTTACGAGGGCCGGGTGCTGAGCGCGCAAATCGCCAAGGATCTCGACCGGCCGAAGCAGGCGTTGGAACAACTGGTTTTGGCCCGCGTCGACGCGAGTGATACAATAGAGGAAGGGCGCCTGGAATTGATGGCCGGATCGCTGCTGCTGGCGCGGAACGAACCGCAGGCCGCCGCCGATCGCCTGACCAGCGCCTTGAAACTGCTGGGGCCCGTCACCGAGGCGCAACCGGTACGGGAATGGCAGGATCAGGCGCTTTTCGCCCTGGGAGACGCTTTGTACCGGACCCAACGAAACGGCGACGCGAAAAACGCTTTCCAGGCGTTGCTGGAAAGGCCGGCGCGGCCGTACTGGCTTTCCCTGGCGCGCTGGCGCCTCGCCCAGATCTTGCTGTCCGATGGCACCAGCATTCTTCCGGGCCCGGACGCCAAACCGGAAACGACGCCGCCGGCGGATTTCTGGCCGGCCGCCGCCTGGAATCTGAACCGTCATTTGCAGTGGCTGGAAGTCAACGAAAAACGGTTCGGCGACGAACCCGCGTGGGAGACGTTGCCGTGA
- a CDS encoding sigma-54-dependent Fis family transcriptional regulator: MADERFDGSGILLIDQATDSRQELQRRLSAKGFRVSVADNGAAGLETFQNEPFDLVIAELNSPAVDGLSLLREIRAASPRTMGVMIANDGSVEEAVEAMRWGAFDYVSRPIRFDELLIVIHRALQYRNLVSENVSLKGQLRQKYRFENIVGDSKPIQEVFRLIEKVADSDSTVLIEGESGTGKELIARALHYNSKRRERYLIPVNCGAIPETLLESELFGHLKGSFTGATTNRIGRFEAANGGTLFLDEIGDMSPALQVKMLRVIQEHEFEPVGSTKTKKVDVRIIAATNRKLEDLVAQGKFREDLFYRLSVIPVFIPPLRERAEDIPLLANYFLENFCKAKKRKLKPLGPDVLDALTRYEWPGNVRELENLIERLVILAENERLTLDDLPEKFLNGKVKVAGDALEIPDDGIEFNRMVEEFENRLIVTAMSKARGNKNLAAQLLGLKRTTLVEKLKKKGMMAEFG; the protein is encoded by the coding sequence ATGGCCGACGAGCGCTTCGACGGTTCCGGCATTTTACTCATCGACCAGGCGACGGATTCCCGCCAGGAATTGCAACGCCGGCTGAGCGCGAAGGGCTTTCGCGTCAGCGTCGCCGACAACGGCGCGGCGGGCCTGGAAACCTTTCAGAACGAGCCGTTCGACCTGGTGATCGCCGAATTGAATTCGCCGGCGGTGGACGGCCTGAGCCTGCTGCGCGAAATCCGCGCCGCCTCGCCGCGCACGATGGGCGTGATGATCGCCAACGACGGCTCGGTGGAAGAGGCGGTGGAGGCGATGCGGTGGGGCGCGTTCGATTACGTGTCGCGCCCGATCCGCTTCGACGAACTGCTGATCGTCATTCACCGCGCGCTGCAATATCGCAACCTGGTCAGCGAAAACGTCAGCCTCAAGGGACAGCTCCGCCAGAAGTACCGCTTCGAGAACATCGTCGGCGATTCCAAGCCGATTCAGGAGGTGTTCCGCCTGATCGAAAAGGTGGCCGATTCCGACTCCACGGTGCTGATCGAAGGCGAATCGGGCACCGGCAAGGAGCTGATCGCCCGCGCGCTGCACTACAATTCCAAGCGCCGCGAACGCTACCTGATTCCGGTCAATTGCGGCGCGATTCCCGAGACGCTGCTCGAATCCGAATTGTTCGGCCACCTGAAGGGATCGTTCACTGGCGCCACCACCAACCGCATCGGGCGGTTCGAGGCGGCCAACGGCGGCACGCTGTTCCTCGACGAAATCGGCGACATGAGCCCGGCCCTGCAGGTAAAGATGCTGCGGGTCATTCAAGAGCACGAATTCGAGCCGGTCGGCTCCACCAAAACCAAAAAGGTCGACGTGCGCATCATCGCCGCGACCAACCGCAAGCTCGAAGACCTCGTCGCGCAGGGCAAATTCCGCGAAGACCTGTTCTACCGCCTCTCGGTCATCCCGGTGTTCATTCCGCCGTTGCGCGAACGCGCCGAGGACATCCCGCTGCTGGCCAACTACTTCCTCGAAAATTTCTGCAAGGCGAAAAAGCGGAAGCTGAAGCCGCTCGGGCCGGACGTCCTGGACGCCCTGACGCGGTACGAATGGCCGGGTAACGTGCGCGAACTCGAAAACCTGATCGAACGCCTGGTGATTTTGGCCGAGAACGAGCGCCTCACCCTCGACGACCTGCCCGAAAAATTCCTGAACGGCAAGGTCAAGGTGGCGGGCGACGCCCTGGAAATCCCCGACGACGGCATCGAATTCAACCGCATGGTCGAGGAATTCGAGAACCGGCTGATCGTCACCGCCATGTCCAAGGCGCGCGGCAACAAAAACCTGGCCGCCCAACTCCTCGGCCTCAAGCGCACCACCCTCGTCGAAAAATTGAAAAAAAAGGGCATGATGGCCGAGTTCGGATGA
- a CDS encoding PilZ domain-containing protein, which yields MAGSNLQEQKPDRQDVRVRDMVRLRVVPVDEKAKQALLDRIALERLTTNLDEPLQHAQRIDREMKNRFDIPNTQVMGRLSAIEAKLDALMMYLAQKDMEAKWGAPQLVNISAGGILVPYKEEIKPGALLRLEILMQTMPPRAIICLAEAVRSDVPDPALGVDAPYVVAARFIDMDPEDKDRLVKRIFEVQRMMLRRTHEIDPVAPKKPLGGAGEEKKR from the coding sequence ATGGCCGGTAGCAATCTCCAGGAACAGAAGCCGGATCGGCAAGATGTTCGCGTTCGCGACATGGTTCGCCTACGAGTCGTGCCGGTCGACGAAAAGGCCAAACAAGCGTTGTTGGATCGCATCGCCTTGGAACGCCTGACCACCAACCTGGACGAGCCGCTACAGCACGCGCAACGGATCGATCGGGAAATGAAAAACCGTTTCGACATCCCCAACACCCAGGTCATGGGGCGGCTATCGGCGATCGAGGCGAAGCTCGACGCCTTGATGATGTACCTGGCCCAAAAAGATATGGAAGCCAAGTGGGGCGCGCCGCAACTGGTCAACATCAGCGCCGGCGGCATCCTGGTGCCCTACAAAGAGGAAATAAAACCCGGCGCTCTGCTGCGCCTGGAAATCCTCATGCAGACCATGCCGCCGCGCGCCATCATCTGCCTGGCCGAGGCCGTCCGGTCGGACGTGCCGGATCCCGCGCTCGGCGTGGATGCGCCGTATGTCGTCGCGGCCCGCTTCATCGACATGGACCCCGAGGACAAGGACCGGCTCGTCAAGCGGATTTTCGAGGTTCAGCGCATGATGCTGCGGCGCACCCATGAGATCGATCCCGTCGCCCCGAAAAAGCCGCTAGGCGGCGCCGGCGAGGAGAAAAAGCGTTAA
- a CDS encoding lysophospholipase — translation MTKVHWSIFALLLFLSGLAACGANDDDDPGSGPGQAQDDDDDDSTADDAGDDDDDVTPPAIDWGSCPDYIQLDATMDAECATARLPLDYEKKNSKTIPVFLYRVSGSAATKRGQVWFLQGGPGGSGADFAQLFQVYAAVYPDLDFYSLDHRGVGNSARLTCPQEEVEPFDYQGCAASLRDQWGDDLMAFSTTNAAYDVSVLIEAVRESGVPVYVYGGSYGTYWLQRLLQLSPQRIDGAILDSICSPGFTKLDEYDPHFNEIGHQIMDTCATDATCAEKLGTIDADPWTALGKVYEKIDAGDLCLALGDVDRTLLREGLGLLETDYFLRVVIPSVIYRLNRCAPKDVLALNNLLTILEGKKKIITDPDKLASDYTLGTSIILAELYGDTTYAEALNFVNQAYFSVDAGLLIGEIFDWGQWPIYPDDGYMNRWADTDVPLLMLNGDFDPQTTLSMATPAGEHFTGSAQTFVTVPYSPHGVITGSPTPTAIAAYFENDLETFLTSTCGAQMIFDFLADPTGPVDTECLAAIPPLEFSGDSLVNQYMSLALYGTTDMWEGIPAGKRTAVPHFLPNPFAPRRWR, via the coding sequence ATGACGAAAGTACATTGGTCGATCTTCGCACTGCTGCTTTTCTTGTCCGGCCTCGCCGCCTGCGGCGCGAATGACGACGATGACCCCGGATCAGGTCCGGGGCAGGCTCAAGATGATGACGATGATGATTCAACCGCCGACGATGCCGGCGACGATGACGACGACGTGACGCCGCCGGCCATCGATTGGGGAAGCTGCCCCGACTACATCCAACTCGACGCCACCATGGACGCCGAATGCGCGACCGCGCGGTTGCCGCTTGATTACGAAAAGAAAAACAGCAAGACCATTCCCGTTTTCCTGTATCGCGTTTCCGGTTCGGCCGCGACGAAACGGGGGCAAGTCTGGTTCTTACAGGGCGGCCCCGGCGGCAGCGGCGCCGATTTCGCCCAGTTGTTCCAGGTGTACGCCGCGGTTTACCCCGACCTGGATTTCTATTCGCTCGATCACCGCGGTGTCGGCAACTCGGCGCGCCTCACCTGCCCGCAGGAAGAAGTCGAGCCGTTCGATTACCAGGGCTGCGCGGCCTCGCTGCGCGACCAATGGGGCGACGACCTGATGGCCTTCAGCACGACGAATGCCGCTTACGACGTCAGCGTGCTGATCGAGGCCGTCCGCGAGTCAGGCGTGCCGGTTTACGTCTACGGCGGATCCTACGGCACCTATTGGTTGCAACGACTGCTGCAACTTTCGCCGCAACGGATCGACGGCGCGATTCTGGATTCCATCTGCTCGCCGGGTTTCACCAAACTGGACGAATACGACCCGCACTTCAACGAAATCGGCCACCAGATCATGGACACCTGCGCCACGGACGCGACCTGCGCCGAAAAACTGGGAACGATCGATGCGGATCCCTGGACCGCGCTCGGCAAGGTGTACGAAAAAATCGACGCCGGCGACCTCTGCCTCGCACTCGGCGATGTCGACCGGACCTTGCTGCGCGAAGGCCTGGGATTGTTGGAAACCGACTACTTTCTGCGCGTGGTGATCCCCTCGGTGATTTACCGGCTCAACCGTTGCGCCCCGAAAGACGTGCTGGCCTTGAACAATCTGCTGACGATTCTGGAGGGGAAAAAGAAAATCATCACCGATCCCGACAAGCTGGCCAGCGATTACACGCTGGGTACCAGCATCATTCTGGCGGAGTTGTACGGCGACACGACCTATGCCGAGGCGCTGAACTTCGTCAATCAGGCTTATTTTTCGGTCGATGCCGGCCTCCTCATCGGCGAAATTTTCGATTGGGGGCAGTGGCCGATCTATCCGGACGACGGCTATATGAACCGCTGGGCCGACACCGACGTGCCGCTGCTGATGCTGAACGGCGATTTCGATCCCCAGACCACCCTGTCGATGGCGACGCCGGCCGGAGAACACTTTACCGGATCGGCGCAAACCTTCGTCACGGTCCCCTATTCGCCGCACGGCGTCATCACGGGTTCGCCGACTCCGACCGCCATCGCGGCCTACTTTGAAAACGACCTCGAAACGTTTCTCACTTCAACCTGCGGCGCGCAAATGATTTTCGATTTCCTGGCCGACCCGACCGGGCCGGTGGATACCGAATGTCTGGCCGCGATTCCGCCGTTGGAGTTCAGCGGCGATTCGCTGGTCAATCAATACATGAGCCTGGCGCTGTACGGCACCACCGACATGTGGGAAGGAATTCCGGCCGGCAAGCGCACGGCGGTTCCCCATTTTCTTCCCAATCCCTTCGCGCCTCGCCGGTGGCGCTGA